CAGTTGTTGAAAGACCAACATTTAGAGCATCCCATGCACCTGCACCTAAATCGGCTTTAATTGTTAAGCTAACTCCTAGTGATGTGACAAGCAGTCCTATTATATAAAACAGTATTCTAAGTATGAGCATAGCTGTAATCCTCCGATGCTTAATTTCATTTATTTATATCATATGTTGTCCAATCTAAAATTTTTCAAAAAAATAAGTTGTCTGAATATTTACAACTATCTAATAACATGATAAGATGTAACTACCATAAAAGAAGGAGGGATACAGAGAAACATACCTACAACAAGGGGGTATGCATATCGAGTAGATCTCAGATGGGAACATCGAAGGTTTAATCTTCAGTATCTCTTGTACTTAACGCGGATAAAAAATCTACGAGAAAGGCTCTGTTAATCCCATGAACAGAGCCTTTTCGTTGTTTTATTTTACTTAAGCTCAAATGTTTCAACAATTTCGATACTGTCTTTGACTGATTGAGCCATTGGACAGTTTTTATTTGCTAATTCGATAGCTTGTTCAATTTTGTGCTCTTGCAAATCTTCCCCAGAAATTAAGTAATGAATGTGTATTTTCTCCAAACGATTTGCCTCTTGTTCATTTCGAACAACATCTGCTTGAATGGTAATATCATGAATAACCATTCTTTTCTTCTCGAGGATCTTTCTAAGAACACCACCACTACAAACCGCAATGGAGGAAACCATTAGTTGAAAAGGTCTGAAACCATGAGTTTCGTCTCCTGCAATATGTAATTCTCCGTATTCAAACTGTGTTGTAAAGCCTACCTCTTTCATTTTAAATTCCATTGTTTACACCCCTAATTTACTAATTTTATTTTATTCTATACTAAACCCTGTAAAAATCTACTGTTTTGCTTTAAGACAAGCCTTTCGTAATACAAAGTTCTTGTAACATTCTAAAAATCCTTGTAACATCATCTAAGTAAAATGTGTTTTTTAGAACGGAGCATGCTATGAATATTACAATGCGTTTTTGGATTTTAGTATTAATTGTTTCTATTTCTGGCTTTTCGCAAGGGATGTTACTTCCGCTAATTGCGATTATTTTTGAAAGTGGCGGTGTATCTTCAACGATTAATGGTCTTCATGCAACAGGTTTATATATCGGTGTGTTGATTGCGTCTCCATTTATGGAAGGACCACTCAGAAGATTTGGCTATAAGCCGATTATTTTAGTAGGTGGAATCCTAGTTATTGCATCTTTATTTGCGTTTCCTTTGTGGGACTCCATTTTATTTTGGTTTGTTCTTAGACTATTGATTGGTATCGGGGATCACATGCTTCATTTTGGAACACAGACGTGGATCACCTCGTTTTCACCAGAGCATAGAAGAGGTAGAAATATTTCTATATACGGCTTGTCATTTGGTCTTGGGTTTGCTGCAGGTCCTTTAGTCACACCATTAGTTGAAATCAATGCAGCCTTACCTTTTATTATTTCTGCTTCGATTAGTTTACTTGCCTGGTCAACTGTATTCTTTTTAAAAAATGAACTACCTGAATCTACGGATATTGAAACAACTTCATTTTTTGGAACAATGAAGCGCTTTGCTAAGACTTGGAACTATGCATGGGTTGCCTTTTTACCTCCTTTTGGATATGGGTTTTTAGAGGCATCTTTAAATGGTAACTTTCCGGTTTATGCTTTACGGACTGGTATCGATGTTCAAAGTGTATCAATTTTATTACCAGCCTTTGCAGTTGGAAGTATAATTACTCAACTTCCACTTGGTGTATTAAGTGATAAACTTGGAAGAAAGAACATTTTACTCATTGTTCTCCTCTTAGGATTTTTTAGTTTTACAACAGCAAGCTTTCTGGAACACTCAGTAACTGGATTATTTATTTGTTTCTTAATTGCTGGAATGGTTGTTGGTTCAACTTTCTCATTGGGAATTAGTTATATGA
This sequence is a window from Cytobacillus luteolus. Protein-coding genes within it:
- a CDS encoding OsmC family protein, which produces MEFKMKEVGFTTQFEYGELHIAGDETHGFRPFQLMVSSIAVCSGGVLRKILEKKRMVIHDITIQADVVRNEQEANRLEKIHIHYLISGEDLQEHKIEQAIELANKNCPMAQSVKDSIEIVETFELK
- a CDS encoding MFS transporter; translation: MNITMRFWILVLIVSISGFSQGMLLPLIAIIFESGGVSSTINGLHATGLYIGVLIASPFMEGPLRRFGYKPIILVGGILVIASLFAFPLWDSILFWFVLRLLIGIGDHMLHFGTQTWITSFSPEHRRGRNISIYGLSFGLGFAAGPLVTPLVEINAALPFIISASISLLAWSTVFFLKNELPESTDIETTSFFGTMKRFAKTWNYAWVAFLPPFGYGFLEASLNGNFPVYALRTGIDVQSVSILLPAFAVGSIITQLPLGVLSDKLGRKNILLIVLLLGFFSFTTASFLEHSVTGLFICFLIAGMVVGSTFSLGISYMTDLVPKGLLPAGNLMCGIFFSFGSISGPLIGGIFIEYVPGASFFHIISTMLLCIFFAILSFRRQTLVAINQ